In Actinomyces marmotae, the DNA window CCGGCTCCTCGGCGCGCTCATCGAGCTGGCCACCACCGGCGACGGCGAGGAGGTCTGGCGGCTCATCGACGAGGGCATGAGCCCCGCCACCCGCCGCTACCCCCTGTGGGCGCTGCTGGGCACCCAGGAGTTCATGGAGGCCTTCCGCGAGATGATGCCGGACCTGGGCATGCCCCTGTCCGAGCTCTTCTGGTGCCTGCGCGACTTCTTCTCCCTGGCGCACGCCGTCCTGGCCGACCCCGTGCCCCGCGCCGCCGTCTACCACGCCCACACCACCGGCTACGCCTCCCTGCTGGCGGCGGCCGCCGCCCGCCAGCACGGGGCCTCCTTCCTGCTCACCGAGCACAACCTCTACGTGCGCGACACCGTCAACACGCTCCTGGAGCGGCGCATGGACCTGCCGGTGCGCCTGAGCGACTACCGGGACTTCGACGTCACCGCGCGCGAGCGCATGTGGATGGCCTGGTGGATCGAGATGGGCCGCCTGTGCTACCCCCACGCCGACCTCATGACCTACCTCTACCCCCGCGCCATCGAGGAGGCCCAGGACCTCGGCGGCATCCCGGACAGGTCCGTGGTCCTGCCCAACGGGCTCGACGTCGAGGAGTTCGACGCCCTGTGGACCGCCCGCCGTGAGGCGATCGAGCGCATCCACGCCGAGGGCGACCGCCACCTGTGGAGGCTCGTCTACATCGCGAGGGTTGTGCCCATCAAGGGGCTGCTCGACCTCATCGAGGCCGTCGAGATCATGCGCGAGCGCGGCATGCGCATCCACCTCGACGTCTGCGGGCCCACCGAGCACGTGCCCGAGTACTTCGATCGCTGCGCGGCCCGCATCGCCGAGTTGGGGCTCCAGGACCTCATCACCATCCGAGGCACCGTGCGCGTGCGCGACCTGCTCGACGAGTTCGACCTGTTCGTCCTGCCGAGCTACAACGAGGGCCTGCCCGTGGTCTCCCTGGAGACGATGGGAGCCGGGATCCCGACCGTCTCCTCCGACGTCGGCGCCCTGCGCTCGGTGGTGGAGGACCCGATCAAGGCCGACGACGGCGGGTTCATCGGCCCGTGCGGGCTCATGCTCACCCCCGGTGATCCCGCCCTGCTCGCCGACCGCATCAACCAGGTCATCTCCAACCCCGGCCTGTACGAGGACATGTGCCACGCGGCCCGGCGCCGCGTCGAGACCGCCTTCAACCTGGGCCTGGTCAATGCCACCTACAACCGGATCTACAACGACCTCGCGAGTCAGCGCCGCGCCGCCCCCGCGAGGGCCCTCGGGGCCGCCGAGCCGCTGGCAGGGGGCGCATGACCGGCGTCGGCGCCTGGATCCGCTACGGCGGCCCCCTCGAGGCCCAGGACGTGGAGGAGGCGGCCCGGCACTACCGGGCCGCCATCCTCCAGCCCTGGGAGACGGCCGCCGCCGCGCGCCTCAAGGAGCTCGCTCCCCATATGACGGTCCTGGCCTACCAGTGCCTGTCCTCCACGCGGGACTTCGAGCCGCCCGAGCGCCTCGCCTCCGGGATCGCCCACGCCGAGGCCGCCCGCCACGGCTGGCACGCCCGGCGCCGCGACGGCTCCCTCATCGAATGGGATGGCTATCCGGGGCATTTCCAGGCCGCCGTCTGGGACCCCGACTACCGGCGCGCCTGGGTCGAGCGCGTGCGCGAGAGGATCGCCCCCACCGCCTTCGACGGCGTCATGGCCGACAACGACGTCTTCGACGACTACTACGGCCTCGGCCTGCCCATCGAGGGCGCTGACGATCCCGCCGCGCTGCGCGACTCCCTCGGGATGCTGGTGGACGAGGCCGGCGCCGCCCTGGCGGGCATCGGCCGGATCCTCGTCCCCAACATCGCCGAGGCCCGCCGCGAGCCCGGCCGCTGGGAGCGCCACAGCGCCTGGGGCGGGGGCTTCGACGAGTGCTGGCTCGGCTGGGGCGACGACTCCTTCCTCGACGCCACCGCCGCGCTCGCCCAGGCCCATCAGCTCACCGCCCCCGGCCTGACGATCGTGCGCGCCCCCAGCGGGGGCGCCGGAGCGCCCCGGGCCCTCTACGGGTTGGCCGCCTTCTGGGTGCTGGGCGGCGGGCGTGGCGCCTTCGCCTCCACCGGCCACGACGACTACTCGCGCCTGGCCTGGATGCCCGCCCTCGACGCCGACCTCGGAGCGCCCCTGGGGCCTCCCCGGCACCGAGGCCTCCTGTGGCGGCGCGACTTCGAGCGGGGGGTCGCCATCGTCAATCTCGACGGCGCCCGCGGCGCCCGCCCCCGGCTTCCCGCCGGGCTCGTGGCGCCCGGCCCTCGGGGTGGGGCCGACGGC includes these proteins:
- a CDS encoding putative glycoside hydrolase; this translates as MTGVGAWIRYGGPLEAQDVEEAARHYRAAILQPWETAAAARLKELAPHMTVLAYQCLSSTRDFEPPERLASGIAHAEAARHGWHARRRDGSLIEWDGYPGHFQAAVWDPDYRRAWVERVRERIAPTAFDGVMADNDVFDDYYGLGLPIEGADDPAALRDSLGMLVDEAGAALAGIGRILVPNIAEARREPGRWERHSAWGGGFDECWLGWGDDSFLDATAALAQAHQLTAPGLTIVRAPSGGAGAPRALYGLAAFWVLGGGRGAFASTGHDDYSRLAWMPALDADLGAPLGPPRHRGLLWRRDFERGVAIVNLDGARGARPRLPAGLVAPGPRGGADGAPLPRRPLLGPRSGLIALRP
- the pelF gene encoding GT4 family glycosyltransferase PelF, translated to MVSLTLDTAPEALDERAPQAPAPFVPEEPAPSRPDGVPADGHYEDVDVAIVMESTYPYLKGGVSAVVHDIITGNPDKTFGIIHIAWDSEAPHTDLYGMPSNVAWVRVLYLSMAEHRDDFLAARPRDLRMSRAQRRALSRRLLGALIELATTGDGEEVWRLIDEGMSPATRRYPLWALLGTQEFMEAFREMMPDLGMPLSELFWCLRDFFSLAHAVLADPVPRAAVYHAHTTGYASLLAAAAARQHGASFLLTEHNLYVRDTVNTLLERRMDLPVRLSDYRDFDVTARERMWMAWWIEMGRLCYPHADLMTYLYPRAIEEAQDLGGIPDRSVVLPNGLDVEEFDALWTARREAIERIHAEGDRHLWRLVYIARVVPIKGLLDLIEAVEIMRERGMRIHLDVCGPTEHVPEYFDRCAARIAELGLQDLITIRGTVRVRDLLDEFDLFVLPSYNEGLPVVSLETMGAGIPTVSSDVGALRSVVEDPIKADDGGFIGPCGLMLTPGDPALLADRINQVISNPGLYEDMCHAARRRVETAFNLGLVNATYNRIYNDLASQRRAAPARALGAAEPLAGGA